Proteins encoded in a region of the Malaciobacter mytili LMG 24559 genome:
- the moaA gene encoding GTP 3',8-cyclase MoaA — MLIDGHNRIVDYLRVSVTERCNFRCQYCMPEKPFSWVPKENLLSYEDLFKFIQVAIDEGIKKVRITGGEPLLREGLDCFVKMIYDYKSDIDLALTTNGYLLPKVAQQLKDAGLKRINVSLDTLKKDVAAKIAQKDVLEKVLEGIAKAHEVGLKIKINCVPMKGINDNELIDLLEFCKEKGYVIRFIEFMENKHAKDTAKGLTSLEIQNIISRKYNFEVVPRDSSSPAQYYKLEDGYEFGIIEPHKDDFCASCNRIRLTAEGYLIPCLYFEDAMSIKEAVQNNEIDKAVNILKEVLKNKPEKNKWSQEDTSETSTRAFYQTGG, encoded by the coding sequence ATGTTAATAGATGGACACAACAGAATTGTTGATTATTTAAGAGTGTCTGTAACAGAAAGATGTAATTTTAGATGCCAATACTGTATGCCTGAAAAACCTTTTTCATGGGTACCAAAAGAGAACCTACTTTCTTATGAAGATTTATTTAAATTTATACAAGTTGCAATTGATGAAGGTATTAAGAAAGTTCGAATTACAGGTGGTGAACCTCTACTTAGAGAAGGTTTAGACTGTTTTGTAAAAATGATATATGATTATAAAAGTGATATTGATTTAGCTTTAACAACAAATGGTTACCTTTTACCTAAAGTTGCTCAACAGTTAAAAGATGCAGGATTAAAAAGAATAAATGTTTCTTTAGATACTTTAAAAAAAGATGTTGCTGCAAAAATTGCACAAAAAGATGTTTTAGAAAAAGTTTTAGAAGGAATTGCAAAAGCTCATGAAGTTGGGCTAAAAATAAAAATTAATTGTGTTCCTATGAAGGGCATAAATGATAATGAACTTATTGATCTTTTAGAGTTTTGTAAAGAAAAAGGCTATGTAATTAGATTTATTGAGTTTATGGAAAATAAACATGCAAAAGATACTGCAAAGGGACTTACTTCACTAGAAATACAAAATATAATTTCAAGAAAATATAATTTTGAAGTAGTACCAAGGGATTCAAGTTCTCCTGCTCAATATTATAAATTAGAAGATGGATATGAATTTGGGATTATAGAACCCCATAAAGATGATTTTTGTGCTTCATGTAATAGAATTAGATTAACTGCTGAGGGATATTTAATACCATGTTTATATTTTGAAGATGCAATGAGTATTAAAGAGGCAGTTCAAAACAATGAAATTGATAAAGCTGTAAATATTTTAAAAGAAGTGTTAAAAAATAAACCTGAAAAAAATAAATGGTCTCAAGAAGATACAAGCGAAACTTCTACAAGAGCCTTTTATCAAACAGGGGGATAA
- a CDS encoding Crp/Fnr family transcriptional regulator, translating into MNLEDIYFFKNLDEKILENIKEYSTIIKYSKENIIFYEGDDSKYLHLLVKGIVKLYKSGSNNKEIVMKYFYDNELIAELSNFEQIPYPATALAYTDCEILKIDFEKFRKIIYSNEELALKIQASLIKKIKNLERIISSQLVLDTHQRVAKYIVENKDDFFKTKNILIAQLLNITPETLSRVLRNFKDNGYINIKNKSINTEELILLYN; encoded by the coding sequence ATGAATTTAGAAGATATATACTTTTTTAAGAATTTAGATGAAAAAATTTTAGAAAATATAAAAGAGTATTCAACTATTATAAAATATTCAAAAGAGAATATAATTTTTTATGAAGGTGATGATTCTAAATATCTTCACCTTTTAGTTAAAGGAATTGTAAAACTTTATAAAAGTGGAAGTAATAATAAAGAAATTGTTATGAAGTATTTTTATGATAATGAACTAATTGCTGAACTTAGTAACTTTGAACAAATCCCTTATCCAGCCACTGCATTGGCTTATACTGATTGTGAAATTTTAAAAATAGATTTTGAAAAGTTTAGAAAAATTATCTATTCAAATGAAGAGTTAGCTTTAAAAATTCAAGCTTCATTAATAAAAAAAATAAAGAATTTAGAAAGAATTATTTCGTCACAATTAGTTTTAGATACCCATCAAAGAGTTGCCAAATATATTGTGGAAAATAAAGATGATTTCTTTAAAACAAAGAATATTTTAATAGCTCAATTATTAAATATAACTCCTGAAACACTATCAAGAGTTCTTAGAAATTTTAAAGATAATGGCTATATAAATATAAAAAATAAAAGTATAAATACAGAAGAATTAATTTTACTTTATAATTAA
- the rpsO gene encoding 30S ribosomal protein S15 → MALDQEVKASIIAKFQRAEKDTGSSEVQIAILSEQIKVLTEHLKINKKDHSSRLGLLKMVGKRKRLLNYLKRTNYEKFTSIVAELGIRAK, encoded by the coding sequence ATGGCTTTAGATCAGGAAGTAAAAGCAAGTATTATTGCAAAATTCCAAAGAGCGGAAAAAGATACAGGTTCTTCAGAAGTACAAATTGCTATTTTATCTGAGCAAATTAAAGTATTAACTGAGCATTTAAAAATTAATAAAAAAGATCACTCTTCAAGATTAGGTCTATTAAAAATGGTTGGTAAAAGAAAAAGACTTTTAAACTACCTAAAAAGAACTAACTATGAGAAATTTACTTCAATAGTTGCTGAATTAGGAATTAGAGCTAAATAA
- a CDS encoding DHH family phosphoesterase has product MRLFHISHTDLDGYSCQLLTKEFFKTGFFLNANYGLEVKLSIKKVIELIKQLNTNDEILFLITDLNLTYQESKDLDSEIKKLKKDGYQIKLQVLDHHATGQKSAEKFDWYFLDLKRCAAKITYDYLNEEFNGFSKEIDTWINPLINCVNAIDIWLEEEEQNFEFGKVLLSMISRVREINNVLFADLNRELRLFLLKKAATYISLENGNIKLDNDVHLLKKQFLNVDGIDDTIDNLSAKYLVNSLEDLKESLTVFYKEHKGLLTYTLGSISIPANAFLKANSDYGFFIDIGKKGNASFRANGKVDVSLMAQKLANGGGHINASGAKFEDFKETIDYTEVKNYLQEKLKAIE; this is encoded by the coding sequence ATGAGGCTATTTCATATCTCTCACACTGATTTGGATGGTTACTCTTGCCAGCTTTTAACAAAAGAGTTTTTTAAAACAGGATTTTTTCTTAATGCTAATTATGGACTAGAAGTAAAATTAAGTATTAAAAAAGTAATTGAGTTAATAAAACAGCTTAATACTAATGATGAAATACTTTTTTTAATTACAGATTTAAATTTAACTTATCAAGAATCAAAAGATTTAGATAGTGAAATAAAAAAATTAAAAAAAGATGGTTATCAAATTAAATTACAAGTATTAGACCACCACGCAACTGGTCAAAAAAGTGCAGAAAAATTTGATTGGTATTTTTTGGACTTAAAAAGATGTGCTGCTAAGATTACATATGATTATTTAAATGAAGAATTTAATGGTTTTTCAAAAGAGATAGATACTTGGATAAACCCTTTAATAAACTGTGTAAATGCCATTGATATATGGCTTGAAGAGGAAGAACAAAACTTTGAATTTGGAAAAGTTCTTTTAAGTATGATTAGTCGTGTAAGAGAGATAAATAATGTATTATTTGCTGATTTAAATAGAGAACTAAGACTATTTTTACTTAAAAAAGCAGCAACATATATAAGTTTAGAAAATGGAAATATAAAACTTGATAATGATGTTCATTTATTAAAAAAACAGTTTTTAAATGTGGATGGAATTGATGATACAATTGATAATTTAAGTGCAAAATATTTAGTTAATTCACTTGAGGATTTAAAAGAAAGTTTAACAGTATTTTATAAAGAGCATAAAGGTCTTTTAACTTATACTTTAGGTTCTATTTCAATCCCTGCAAATGCCTTTTTAAAAGCAAATAGTGATTATGGCTTTTTTATAGACATCGGTAAAAAAGGAAATGCAAGTTTTAGAGCCAATGGCAAAGTTGATGTTTCTTTAATGGCTCAAAAGTTAGCAAATGGTGGTGGGCATATTAATGCTAGTGGTGCTAAATTTGAAGATTTTAAAGAGACAATAGATTATACTGAAGTAAAAAACTACTTACAAGAAAAACTAAAAGCAATAGAGTAA
- a CDS encoding RrF2 family transcriptional regulator — translation MLLTKKSEYALLSLISIAKSENPKNVDVLSKELNISKSFLAKIMQNLAKHDIVVSHRGVNGGFALKKPYDELTILEITTAAEERIPSVFECSPSQHSCPSDIANTCTIWPLLNNLQNKINLFLENLTLKDIAS, via the coding sequence ATGTTATTAACAAAAAAGAGCGAATATGCTTTACTCTCTTTAATATCAATTGCAAAAAGTGAAAATCCTAAAAATGTTGATGTTTTATCAAAAGAATTAAATATTTCAAAATCATTTTTAGCAAAAATCATGCAAAATTTAGCAAAACATGATATTGTTGTATCTCATAGGGGAGTAAATGGAGGATTTGCTTTAAAAAAGCCATATGATGAACTTACAATATTAGAAATTACAACTGCTGCAGAAGAAAGAATACCTTCAGTTTTTGAATGTTCTCCCTCTCAACATTCATGTCCTTCTGATATTGCAAATACTTGTACTATTTGGCCTTTGTTAAATAACCTTCAAAATAAAATAAATTTGTTCTTAGAGAATCTAACTCTTAAGGACATAGCTTCATGA
- the fbaA gene encoding class II fructose-bisphosphate aldolase, which produces MGVLDVVKPGVLSGSEAKKLFSYAKENGFAIPAVNVVGTDSVNSVLEAASKVNSPIIIQFSNGGAQYFAGKGLKVDNAAILGAISGAKHVHLLAEAYGIPVILHTDHAARKLLPWIDGLLEASKEHFKATGKPLYTSHMLDLSEESLEENISTCVEYFKTMNELDMMIEIELGITGGEEDGVDNTGIDNSLLYTQPQEVCYAYEELSKVGENFTIAASFGNVHGVYKPGNVKLSPIILNNSQKYIQEKLNCDAKPVDFVFHGGSGSSLSEIREAISYGVIKMNIDTDTQWAFWDGVRAYEAKYKGYLQGQIGNPEGEDKPNKNYYDPRKWLRAGQETMIARLETAFSDLNALNKN; this is translated from the coding sequence TTGGGTGTATTAGATGTAGTTAAGCCTGGAGTATTAAGTGGTAGTGAAGCTAAAAAACTTTTCTCTTATGCAAAAGAGAATGGTTTTGCTATTCCAGCTGTAAATGTTGTAGGAACAGATTCTGTTAATTCAGTTTTAGAAGCTGCAAGTAAAGTAAACTCACCAATTATAATTCAATTTTCAAATGGTGGAGCACAATATTTTGCAGGTAAAGGTTTAAAAGTAGATAATGCTGCTATTTTAGGAGCTATTTCTGGGGCTAAGCATGTTCACTTATTGGCTGAGGCTTATGGAATTCCTGTAATTTTACATACTGACCATGCTGCAAGAAAACTATTACCTTGGATTGATGGGTTATTAGAAGCTTCAAAAGAGCACTTTAAAGCAACAGGTAAGCCTTTATACACATCTCATATGTTAGATTTAAGTGAAGAGAGTTTAGAGGAAAATATTTCAACTTGTGTTGAATACTTTAAAACTATGAATGAACTTGATATGATGATTGAAATTGAATTGGGTATTACTGGTGGAGAAGAAGATGGTGTAGATAATACAGGAATTGATAATTCTCTTTTATATACTCAACCTCAAGAAGTTTGTTATGCTTATGAAGAGTTAAGTAAAGTAGGAGAAAACTTTACAATTGCAGCATCATTTGGAAATGTACATGGAGTATATAAACCAGGTAATGTAAAATTATCTCCAATTATTTTAAATAATTCTCAAAAATATATTCAAGAAAAATTAAATTGTGATGCAAAACCAGTTGATTTTGTATTTCATGGTGGTTCTGGTTCTAGCCTTTCTGAAATTAGAGAAGCCATCTCTTATGGTGTTATTAAAATGAATATTGATACAGATACTCAATGGGCATTTTGGGATGGTGTTAGAGCTTATGAAGCTAAATATAAAGGTTATTTACAAGGTCAAATTGGAAACCCTGAAGGTGAAGATAAACCAAATAAAAACTATTATGACCCAAGAAAATGGCTAAGAGCTGGTCAAGAGACTATGATAGCTAGACTTGAAACTGCATTTTCAGATTTAAATGCACTAAATAAGAACTAA
- a CDS encoding peptidylprolyl isomerase, with protein sequence MKKIVSSVIATLALAASLNAADYYATVNGEKITKEDLEIVLRNPNIDFDILPKERKDKAIEQAIEKKLLTNAALKSGVEKDKSYKEALEKIKKDLALEIWMQNQFKAIKVTDKEQKDYYNNNKERFKQPATLEARHILLENEADAKDVIKLLDKASNKKDEFIKLAAEKSKGPTASKGGYLGKFSEDRMVPEFSAGAKALNAGEYSKAPVKTQFGYHVIYLESKEPAKTLEFDVIKNKIKEFLLQDKFRKIISDKAEKLKKEAKIVIK encoded by the coding sequence ATGAAAAAAATTGTATCAAGTGTAATAGCGACTTTAGCTTTAGCAGCAAGTTTAAATGCAGCTGATTACTATGCAACTGTAAATGGTGAAAAAATTACTAAAGAAGATTTAGAAATAGTATTAAGAAATCCAAATATAGATTTTGACATATTACCTAAAGAGAGAAAAGATAAAGCAATTGAGCAAGCAATTGAGAAAAAACTTTTAACTAATGCTGCTTTAAAAAGTGGTGTTGAAAAAGATAAAAGTTATAAAGAAGCTTTAGAAAAAATTAAAAAAGATTTAGCATTAGAAATTTGGATGCAAAATCAATTTAAAGCTATTAAAGTTACAGATAAAGAGCAAAAAGATTATTATAACAATAATAAAGAGAGATTTAAACAACCTGCTACTTTAGAAGCAAGACATATCTTATTAGAAAATGAAGCTGATGCTAAAGATGTAATTAAACTTTTAGATAAAGCATCAAATAAAAAAGATGAGTTTATTAAATTAGCTGCAGAAAAATCTAAAGGTCCTACTGCTTCAAAAGGTGGATATTTAGGAAAATTTTCTGAAGATAGAATGGTTCCTGAGTTTAGTGCAGGTGCAAAAGCCTTAAATGCAGGTGAATATTCAAAAGCTCCTGTAAAAACTCAATTTGGATACCATGTAATCTATTTAGAGTCAAAAGAGCCTGCAAAAACTTTAGAGTTTGATGTAATTAAAAATAAAATTAAAGAGTTTTTATTACAAGATAAATTTAGAAAAATTATAAGTGATAAAGCTGAAAAACTTAAAAAAGAAGCAAAAATAGTTATTAAATAA
- a CDS encoding glycosyl transferase, translating into MSFKRYIKAVGTGIKGNRNLEEFEVIDAITQILNRQATDAQIGAFLIGFRVKLESDEELKACVKALRNFIKFSNIENSLELGYSFDGKVRNPFLFPLYKDILKEFHLKNSDIKPLNLVISTDFLQPAKNGICANDFVKDYDLGENIYIFNRQEYLKQLSDLTSLRQELALRTVFNTVEKLLGVAKSEYAVTTAFHRPYVKKYIEVFKDYYKNIVVVKGAEGSPEVFSDGKYWKLEGDEIKDYSFELKDFGINYSKEYNNISLNEAKAIINSPDEEIIKLCKFNIALYLVFANRVNSLNEAWERLN; encoded by the coding sequence ATGAGTTTTAAAAGATATATAAAAGCCGTAGGTACGGGGATAAAAGGTAATAGAAATTTAGAAGAATTTGAAGTAATTGATGCAATTACTCAAATCTTAAATAGGCAAGCAACTGATGCACAAATTGGTGCTTTTTTAATTGGTTTTAGGGTAAAGCTAGAATCTGATGAAGAATTAAAAGCTTGTGTAAAAGCTTTAAGAAACTTTATAAAGTTTTCAAATATAGAAAATTCTTTAGAACTTGGTTACTCTTTTGATGGAAAAGTACGAAATCCTTTTTTATTCCCCTTATATAAAGATATTTTAAAAGAATTTCATCTAAAAAATAGTGATATTAAACCTTTAAATTTAGTTATTTCAACAGATTTTTTGCAACCTGCTAAAAATGGAATTTGTGCAAATGATTTTGTAAAAGATTATGATTTAGGTGAAAATATTTATATTTTTAATAGACAAGAATATTTAAAACAATTAAGCGATTTAACTTCTTTACGGCAAGAATTAGCACTTAGAACAGTATTTAATACAGTTGAGAAACTATTAGGAGTTGCAAAAAGTGAATATGCTGTAACTACTGCTTTTCATCGACCGTATGTAAAAAAGTATATTGAAGTATTTAAAGACTATTATAAAAATATAGTTGTTGTAAAAGGTGCAGAAGGTAGTCCTGAAGTATTTAGTGATGGAAAATATTGGAAATTAGAAGGTGATGAAATAAAAGATTATAGTTTTGAACTTAAAGATTTTGGAATTAATTATTCTAAAGAATATAATAATATTTCTTTAAATGAAGCAAAAGCTATAATAAATAGTCCAGATGAAGAAATAATTAAATTATGTAAATTTAATATTGCATTATATTTAGTATTTGCAAATAGAGTAAACTCTTTAAATGAAGCATGGGAAAGATTAAATTAG
- a CDS encoding ATP-binding protein, with translation MKKFYIICIFIIITFITFSLLSKNYSYKKKNILTNATNTVMAQYNTIFDSFDTLANTVFFGYINRPEILNSFENRNREQLYNLLKKDYDYLTSINFNQLHFHLPNNYSFLRMHNPSLHSDDLSDIRFSVKYVNRYKRPISGLETGKIIPGFRYVYPLHKEEKYLGSIETSFSINAFINRLEKVYNVHVHFLLDKEVFNKKIFDIFKDYYETSIESKNYILLKRENFYKIRSQEKYIKEQYESSLKLFIEDSIKNKNNFSFEMKIFPKNDKHFHKIVTFLELYNIQKEKIGYFVVYQNNKELGDIEKQLNENYLIFSLIYFLILAYILKEVSIKKQLEEKVFFKTKELNELNQSLENRIQEEVEKSLKQEEQLYQYEKMAQMGEMIGNIAHQWRQPLTAISVASSGLKLADELNILDKHEIKNYANVIIKNTNYLSNTIDIFRDYTFKNSNIKDVIIQDLIYETIDILSATLKNEKIKLITDITDELIIKNLLANDLIQAIINIVNNAKDALLINKIEAPWIKISLLKKEKFFTIIIEDNAKGIEKEIMPKIFDPYFTTKHQAQGVGLGLHLTRKAIVNRLKGSLEVNNSINGAIFYINIPL, from the coding sequence ATGAAAAAATTTTATATTATTTGTATATTTATAATTATTACATTTATCACTTTTAGCTTATTATCAAAGAATTATAGCTATAAAAAGAAAAATATATTAACAAATGCTACTAATACAGTAATGGCACAATACAATACTATTTTTGACTCTTTTGATACTTTAGCAAATACGGTATTTTTTGGCTATATTAATAGACCTGAAATATTAAATTCTTTTGAAAATAGAAATAGAGAACAATTATATAATCTTTTAAAAAAAGATTATGATTATTTAACATCTATTAATTTTAATCAACTTCATTTTCATCTTCCCAATAATTACTCATTTTTAAGAATGCATAACCCATCTCTTCACTCTGATGATTTATCAGATATTAGATTTAGTGTTAAATATGTAAATAGATATAAAAGACCAATTAGTGGATTAGAAACAGGTAAAATTATTCCAGGTTTTAGATATGTATATCCTTTACATAAAGAAGAGAAATATTTGGGAAGTATTGAGACTTCTTTTAGTATAAATGCTTTTATAAATAGACTTGAAAAAGTATATAATGTACATGTTCATTTTTTATTGGATAAAGAAGTATTTAATAAAAAAATTTTTGATATTTTTAAAGACTATTATGAAACAAGTATAGAATCAAAAAATTATATTTTATTAAAAAGAGAAAATTTTTATAAAATTAGAAGTCAAGAGAAATATATAAAAGAACAATATGAATCTTCTTTAAAACTATTTATTGAAGATAGTATAAAAAATAAAAATAATTTTAGTTTTGAAATGAAAATTTTTCCAAAAAATGATAAACATTTTCATAAAATAGTTACTTTCTTAGAGTTATATAATATACAAAAAGAAAAAATTGGTTATTTTGTAGTTTATCAAAATAATAAAGAATTAGGGGATATAGAAAAACAGCTTAATGAAAATTATCTGATTTTTTCACTAATTTATTTTTTAATTCTTGCATATATTTTAAAAGAAGTTTCAATAAAAAAACAACTTGAAGAAAAAGTTTTTTTTAAAACTAAAGAATTAAATGAATTAAATCAATCTTTAGAAAATAGAATTCAAGAAGAAGTAGAAAAAAGTTTAAAACAAGAAGAACAATTGTATCAATATGAAAAAATGGCTCAAATGGGAGAGATGATAGGAAATATTGCCCATCAATGGAGACAGCCATTAACTGCAATTTCTGTTGCTAGTTCTGGATTAAAACTTGCAGATGAACTTAATATTTTAGATAAACATGAAATAAAAAATTATGCAAATGTAATTATAAAAAATACAAATTATCTATCAAATACAATTGATATATTTAGGGATTATACTTTTAAAAATTCTAATATAAAAGATGTGATAATTCAAGATTTAATTTATGAAACAATAGATATTTTATCTGCTACACTTAAAAATGAAAAAATAAAACTTATTACAGATATAACAGATGAATTAATTATTAAAAATTTGCTTGCAAATGATTTAATACAAGCAATTATAAATATAGTAAATAATGCAAAAGATGCTCTTCTTATAAATAAAATAGAAGCACCTTGGATAAAAATATCTCTATTAAAAAAAGAGAAATTTTTTACTATAATTATAGAAGATAATGCAAAGGGTATAGAAAAAGAGATTATGCCAAAAATTTTTGATCCATATTTTACTACAAAACATCAAGCGCAAGGAGTAGGACTTGGTTTACACCTTACAAGAAAAGCAATTGTAAATAGACTAAAAGGCTCTTTGGAAGTGAATAATAGTATAAATGGCGCAATTTTTTATATAAATATACCCCTATAA
- a CDS encoding sensor histidine kinase — protein MNTKSIYTQFYQKLILATSLFITTLSFIFYGYTKATIYEELKESLVSDAQLIYKISKSKGANQTNFNIITHTGITVDLVTIDNLSELSFETFKSGEDHFVELLYPFDIKSKKFIKIVKNINSSREMLTNIFNNLLFLSLGGLILVVLYAFTVSKTLLKPILQINKKLSNMNENYLTQINKSSLPIEFHPLADSINSLTNRIETYVKFKKELFIGAAHELKTPLAVMKLKNEVTLMKQREPEKYQETLKLTIKQIDDMNKMISSILDIGRAEGAQFEKPTEIDLVQYMQRKTNDYRMLSAQKKITITFYANVNYYNTLLQVTLLNQIIQNFVQNAIKFTPENKNIAIRLEKNKEFTTITVTDEGIGIDEKIDLFAPFKRVGNESGAGLGLFLAKNAADAMGAKIALENRKDGKTGCIAKLTLYNNPVCKLS, from the coding sequence ATGAACACAAAGAGCATATATACTCAGTTTTACCAAAAACTAATACTTGCAACTTCGCTGTTCATAACAACTCTTTCTTTTATTTTCTATGGATATACTAAAGCTACTATATATGAAGAGCTTAAAGAGAGTTTAGTATCTGATGCTCAACTAATTTACAAAATTAGTAAAAGTAAAGGTGCTAACCAAACAAATTTTAATATTATTACTCATACAGGTATAACTGTAGATTTAGTAACAATAGATAATCTTTCAGAACTTAGTTTTGAAACTTTTAAAAGTGGAGAAGATCATTTTGTAGAACTTCTTTACCCCTTTGATATAAAAAGTAAGAAATTTATAAAAATTGTAAAAAATATCAATTCATCAAGAGAGATGCTTACAAATATTTTTAATAATCTATTATTTTTATCTCTTGGTGGGTTAATATTAGTTGTTTTATACGCTTTTACTGTTTCTAAAACTCTTTTAAAACCTATTTTACAAATAAATAAAAAACTATCAAATATGAATGAAAATTATCTAACTCAAATTAATAAAAGTTCTTTACCTATTGAGTTTCATCCCCTTGCAGATTCAATTAACTCCCTAACAAATAGAATAGAAACATATGTAAAATTTAAAAAAGAGTTATTTATAGGTGCTGCACACGAATTAAAAACTCCCCTTGCAGTTATGAAGTTAAAAAATGAAGTAACTTTAATGAAGCAAAGAGAACCTGAAAAATATCAAGAAACATTAAAACTAACAATTAAACAAATTGATGATATGAATAAAATGATTAGTTCTATTTTGGATATAGGAAGAGCTGAGGGTGCACAGTTTGAAAAACCAACAGAAATAGATTTAGTTCAATATATGCAAAGAAAAACTAATGATTATAGAATGCTTAGTGCCCAAAAGAAAATCACAATTACTTTTTATGCAAATGTAAATTATTATAATACTTTATTACAAGTAACTTTATTAAATCAAATTATTCAAAATTTTGTACAAAATGCTATTAAATTTACTCCTGAAAATAAAAATATTGCTATTAGATTAGAAAAAAATAAAGAATTTACTACTATTACTGTAACTGATGAAGGTATAGGAATAGATGAAAAAATTGATCTTTTTGCTCCATTTAAAAGAGTAGGAAATGAAAGTGGTGCAGGTCTTGGATTATTTTTAGCTAAAAATGCAGCAGATGCTATGGGTGCTAAAATTGCTTTAGAAAACAGAAAAGATGGTAAAACAGGATGTATTGCAAAACTTACGCTTTACAACAATCCTGTATGTAAACTATCATAA
- the hsrA gene encoding homeostatic response regulator transcription factor HsrA, whose translation MRILIIEDEITLNRTLQEGLTDFGYQVDAAENYKDAEYFIDIRNYDLVLTDWMLPDGDGIELCKIVKNRSSRTAVVIISARDDKESEIEALKSGADDYIKKPFDFDILLARIEARLRFGGTNVIEIDDLIINPDEEKIIYNDEEIELKGKPFEVLTHLARHRDQIVSKEQLLDAIWEEPELVTPNVIEVAINQIRQKMDKPLNISTIETIRRRGYRFCYPEAQSDSE comes from the coding sequence ATGAGAATTTTAATTATAGAAGATGAAATAACTTTAAATAGAACGCTGCAAGAAGGGCTTACTGACTTTGGATACCAAGTTGATGCAGCAGAAAATTATAAAGATGCAGAATATTTTATCGATATTAGAAACTATGATTTAGTATTAACTGACTGGATGTTACCAGATGGTGATGGTATTGAATTGTGTAAAATCGTAAAAAATAGAAGTTCAAGAACTGCTGTTGTAATTATTTCAGCAAGAGATGATAAAGAAAGTGAAATTGAAGCACTTAAATCTGGGGCTGATGATTATATTAAAAAACCATTTGATTTTGATATTTTACTTGCAAGAATTGAAGCAAGATTAAGATTTGGTGGTACAAATGTAATTGAGATTGATGATTTAATCATTAATCCTGATGAAGAAAAAATCATCTACAATGATGAAGAAATTGAATTAAAAGGTAAACCATTTGAAGTTCTAACTCATCTTGCTAGACATAGAGATCAAATTGTTTCTAAAGAACAATTATTAGATGCTATTTGGGAAGAGCCAGAATTAGTAACTCCAAACGTAATTGAAGTAGCAATTAACCAAATTAGACAAAAAATGGATAAACCTTTAAATATTTCAACTATTGAAACAATTAGAAGAAGAGGTTATAGATTCTGCTATCCAGAAGCACAAAGTGATTCTGAATAA
- a CDS encoding CoA-binding protein, whose product MQCEFATINSDSKQIKEIFENTKTIAIIGCSPDSSKASNIVANYLKNVGFKIVPVYPKEEEILGEKVYRTLAEIPFKIDMVDIFRKPDVIAQVVDEAIKRGDVDTVWTQLGLVNNEAAKKALDAGIKVVQNHCTKIEHQAL is encoded by the coding sequence ATGCAGTGTGAATTTGCAACTATAAACTCTGATTCAAAACAGATAAAAGAGATTTTTGAAAATACAAAAACAATAGCTATTATAGGATGTTCTCCTGATAGTTCAAAAGCTAGTAATATTGTAGCTAATTATTTAAAAAATGTTGGGTTTAAAATTGTTCCGGTGTATCCTAAAGAAGAAGAGATTTTAGGTGAAAAAGTTTATAGAACTTTGGCAGAAATTCCTTTTAAAATAGATATGGTTGATATATTTAGAAAACCAGATGTTATTGCACAAGTTGTAGATGAAGCAATAAAAAGAGGTGATGTTGATACAGTTTGGACACAGTTAGGATTAGTTAATAATGAAGCTGCAAAAAAGGCACTTGATGCTGGAATAAAAGTAGTACAAAATCATTGTACTAAGATAGAACATCAAGCTTTATGA